TGGCATTCGTCGCAGAGGTGCTGCTGGCGGCAGGTGCCGTCCACGAAGTCCGTCAGGTGCCACGTGGCCCGGCGCTTCCCGCACTTCTCGCAGACATGGTCATCCTCCATCGTCCGGCTCCTCCCCGGCCGCCGGCGGCAGGTAACTGGCCGCGCAGCGGTCGGACTCCCAGCACGTCACGCGCCGCACCGACACCCCGGCGGGCAGTTGCGATGCCAGCCGTTCGGCGATGTGGCGGCACAGGTTCTCCGTCGTCGGGTTGACCTCGTCGAACGGCGGCAGTTCGTTCAGGTAGCGATGGTCCAGTTCCGACAGGGCCGCGTCCAGCAGCCGCCTCAGCTCGCGGAAGTCGATGACCATGCCCAGTGCGTCCAGTCCGGCGGCGCGCACACGCACCTGCACGCGCCAGTTGTGGCCGTGCAGGCGTTCGCAGTCGCCCGGGTAGCCGCGCAGGCAGTGCGCGGCCGCAAAATCGGCTTCGATGCTGAGTTCGTACATGGGCCAGGCCAGTCTGGAGGCTGCCGGGATCGGGCCGCTGTCTTCATTGTATGGACGCCCGTCGGGGGCGTCAAGACGCGGCAGGCGGCGCCGCGCGCCGGCCCGTCATTCCGCATGGTCCACGATGGCGCGGCAGAGGGCGTCGACGCGATCCCGCATGGACCCGGGGCGGGATGTGTTGACCAGGATCGAGAAGGCGACCTCCGTGCCGCTGCGCGTGCGCGCGTAGCCGCTCAGGGCGCCCACGCCGTTCAGGTAGCCCGTCTTCGCCCGCACGGCGCTGCGGTACGGTTCGCGCGTCAGGCGGCCCCGCAGGGTGCCTTCCTCGGCGGGCGCGGCCAGCATGTCGGCGAACCGCGTGCCGGACGAAGTGCGGCTCATGTGCAGGAGCAGGGCGCAGATCAGCTCCGGCGTCAGTTCGTTGGCGCGCGACAGGCCGCTGCCGTCGGCCAGGCGGAAGGCGTCCTCCCCGAGGCCCATCTCCCGCAGCAGGGCGCCGGCCCGGGCCGTGCCGGTCTCCCAGGAGCCGCGCCCGGCCGTCTCGGCGCCGATCGTCTTGAGCACCTGTTCGGCCACGTGGTTGTGGCTGCGCGTCAGCATGGCCTGCAGGACGGCCGGCAGGGCGGCGCTGCGAACGCAGAGAGGCTCGGCGTCCGCCGGCGCGCCGGCGGGTGCCGCGCGTGCCCGGCCCCGCACCGCCACGCCCTCCCGCTCCAGCACGTCCCGGAGCACGCAGGCGGCGTACAGCGCCGGATCGGGCACGGTGACCGGGTGCGAGTAGACGGGCGCGTGCACGCGCACGGACCCGCCGACCTTCAGCACGTCGGCGTCCCGGTCCCGGTCGAACCAGATGGCGTGCCGCGAGGCGTGCGTCTCGCACACGACGTCCACGCGCAGCGGCGCGGCGGCGGGCTCCAGGGTGACGCGCGCCGGCTGCCCGGGCCGGTCGCCGGGCAGCACGTGCACGGTCACGCAGTTGTCGTTGATCGCCACGGCCGAGACCGTGCCGTAGTACCAGTTCCAGACCGGGTACCGGTCCCAGTCCGGATGGCGCCGAACGGTGTCGAAGAACGATTCGTCGGCGACCACGTCGCCCTCGATGCGCTCGATGCCCCGGGCCTTGAGCACGCGTGCCCACCGGCGGAAGATGTCGGCGGCGTCCTCCGGCTCATGCCGGCCGCCCAGCGTCGGATCGCC
This sequence is a window from Candidatus Brocadiaceae bacterium. Protein-coding genes within it:
- the dacB gene encoding D-alanyl-D-alanine carboxypeptidase/D-alanyl-D-alanine-endopeptidase translates to MSARTRRPGIWPALVAALLLPLPAAGAAGEGTRLASAIESTLRRLDLRKDEVGVHVTALGSGRVIYAHNAARRFIVASNMKLVTAATALEALGPDYEFRTALYGGGPVRNGVLEGDLILRGGGDPTLGGRHEPEDAADIFRRWARVLKARGIERIEGDVVADESFFDTVRRHPDWDRYPVWNWYYGTVSAVAINDNCVTVHVLPGDRPGQPARVTLEPAAAPLRVDVVCETHASRHAIWFDRDRDADVLKVGGSVRVHAPVYSHPVTVPDPALYAACVLRDVLEREGVAVRGRARAAPAGAPADAEPLCVRSAALPAVLQAMLTRSHNHVAEQVLKTIGAETAGRGSWETGTARAGALLREMGLGEDAFRLADGSGLSRANELTPELICALLLHMSRTSSGTRFADMLAAPAEEGTLRGRLTREPYRSAVRAKTGYLNGVGALSGYARTRSGTEVAFSILVNTSRPGSMRDRVDALCRAIVDHAE
- the queD gene encoding 6-carboxytetrahydropterin synthase QueD codes for the protein MYELSIEADFAAAHCLRGYPGDCERLHGHNWRVQVRVRAAGLDALGMVIDFRELRRLLDAALSELDHRYLNELPPFDEVNPTTENLCRHIAERLASQLPAGVSVRRVTCWESDRCAASYLPPAAGEEPDDGG